The proteins below come from a single Streptomyces sp. NBC_01276 genomic window:
- a CDS encoding transposase: MNESDDLNDQEWAAIRALLPRCGPGGPDYRAVVNGILWQQQGGRRWHDLPARYGPWHRCAERLRLWNTDGTWHNVLTCLAASRPLPRHTDQTRDTTDPSPTREAVDDRNSPWLP, encoded by the coding sequence ATGAACGAATCCGACGACCTCAACGACCAGGAATGGGCCGCGATCCGCGCACTGCTTCCCCGCTGCGGACCGGGCGGGCCAGATTACCGGGCCGTCGTCAACGGCATCCTGTGGCAGCAGCAAGGCGGCCGGCGCTGGCACGACCTGCCCGCCCGCTACGGGCCCTGGCACCGCTGCGCCGAACGCCTGCGCCTGTGGAACACCGACGGCACCTGGCACAACGTCCTCACCTGCCTCGCCGCCAGCCGGCCGCTCCCCCGCCACACGGACCAGACCCGCGACACGACGGACCCTTCCCCCACGCGGGAGGCAGTCGACGACCGGAACAGCCCCTGGCTTCCATAA
- a CDS encoding amino acid permease, which produces MVESSSDARGDAGSVEAGGYRQELKRTLGPFQVFAISFAFISVAVGIFATYDEVLQTAGPVGIWLWIVAAVGQTLVALVVAQFAARIPLSGSSYQWASRLADPKIGWGFGWLTFCYLAIGVVAVDNALASQAFMPLIGMGPDEDTARVITLVVLLVQTVLAVASTRLVSLINTVAVGLELALVVVVVIALVIAVAVTGDGAVGNLTSRGVVEHAPGYFAVGGGLMLAMIMGLATLVGFDSAANLAEEAKDPFRTVPRAIVGSVVAAGVLGMLFLITLTVAIDDIPRISANGSPVAAIMRDQLGPAMERTLLVAITIAFFGAGIVVMVACSRLVFAMSRDGRFPAHRLMRRVNPRTRTPIPATVLVFALGVVLMVALPGAALLELVTASTILPALTYGSTIVLYLAVRGRLGRKKGAFDLGRFELPVAVCALVWTLIALFVLVTPHEAFVSVVIVVGLLLLGGLFFAAMLRFDRQAMETEPGGVDSFTD; this is translated from the coding sequence GTGGTGGAGTCCTCGTCCGATGCCCGGGGCGACGCGGGGTCCGTCGAGGCGGGAGGCTACCGGCAGGAGCTCAAGCGCACTCTCGGTCCCTTTCAGGTGTTCGCGATCTCGTTCGCGTTCATCTCGGTGGCGGTGGGCATCTTCGCGACGTACGACGAAGTACTGCAGACCGCGGGGCCGGTCGGTATCTGGCTGTGGATCGTCGCGGCCGTGGGGCAGACACTCGTGGCGCTGGTGGTCGCGCAGTTCGCGGCTCGTATCCCGCTCAGCGGTTCCTCTTATCAGTGGGCCTCGCGGCTGGCCGATCCGAAGATCGGCTGGGGGTTCGGCTGGCTGACCTTCTGCTACCTGGCGATCGGCGTGGTGGCGGTCGACAACGCCCTGGCCAGCCAGGCGTTCATGCCGCTCATCGGCATGGGGCCGGACGAGGACACCGCACGTGTGATCACGCTCGTGGTCCTGCTTGTCCAGACCGTGCTGGCCGTAGCCTCCACGCGCCTGGTCAGCCTGATCAACACCGTCGCGGTGGGGCTCGAACTGGCGCTCGTCGTGGTGGTGGTGATCGCGCTTGTCATCGCTGTCGCGGTCACGGGCGACGGCGCGGTCGGCAACCTCACCTCGCGCGGTGTCGTCGAACACGCCCCCGGCTACTTCGCGGTCGGCGGCGGGCTGATGCTCGCGATGATCATGGGGCTCGCGACGCTCGTCGGCTTCGACTCCGCGGCGAACCTGGCCGAGGAGGCCAAGGATCCGTTCCGCACCGTCCCGCGCGCGATCGTGGGATCGGTCGTGGCGGCCGGCGTCCTGGGCATGCTGTTCCTGATCACGCTCACCGTCGCGATCGACGACATCCCCCGCATCAGCGCCAACGGCTCACCGGTCGCGGCGATCATGCGTGACCAGCTCGGTCCGGCGATGGAGAGGACGCTGCTGGTCGCGATCACCATCGCGTTCTTCGGCGCCGGGATCGTGGTGATGGTCGCGTGCTCGCGCCTGGTCTTCGCGATGTCGCGCGACGGGCGCTTCCCCGCCCACCGCCTGATGCGGCGGGTGAACCCCCGCACGAGGACGCCGATCCCGGCGACCGTGCTGGTTTTCGCTCTGGGCGTCGTCCTGATGGTGGCGCTGCCGGGCGCCGCGCTGCTGGAGCTGGTCACGGCCTCGACCATCCTCCCCGCGCTCACCTACGGCTCGACGATCGTGCTCTACCTGGCGGTGCGCGGGCGCCTGGGCCGCAAGAAGGGCGCCTTCGACCTGGGACGCTTCGAACTGCCGGTCGCTGTCTGCGCTCTGGTGTGGACGCTCATCGCATTGTTCGTTCTGGTGACCCCGCACGAAGCGTTCGTCTCCGTTGTGATCGTGGTGGGCCTCCTACTCCTGGGCGGCCTGTTCTTCGCCGCGATGCTGAGGTTCGACCGCCAGGCCATGGAGACGGAGCCGGGTGGAGTGGACTCTTTCACCGACTGA
- a CDS encoding SMI1/KNR4 family protein has product MNDQENRRSSIHAFATWEPLLRLLRVENAERLAVPGGRVVGRITRSGWSVPLKQMHNDGVLRVVDVLVKDDISAVTFVMETEATGRTRLHLLIPSRAVELGFGFNPGALVLVEDALPEPWRRLPEPSPRAVSAPSADPALLERTVRGRLPGAVGATEAEIAAAESRLGIPLPEELKALYRVTRAQWADWSGDYEAASRHSEAVRCELFSLEGLYVAEPTTRECPWNHAAMEAVETRPSAAVQGLAGSPGWIAFGDNGGGDRLAVDLTPGPHGHIGQVILISHEEDIGARLLADSLTDLLLDRLATESGGAEPHPPAPTSFAHNQETLGSAVHPGLEALTLNARGGRPVSLTPLVGLPRLRSLAAQPGTLADPVEVAGLTGLEYLELGSQEWGALLDADAVPQGLLAAAVNGPFDEDPVTVAGLANELLALWGRPRITQTVVEGDLGPA; this is encoded by the coding sequence ATGAACGATCAAGAGAACCGCCGGTCTTCGATTCACGCATTCGCAACCTGGGAGCCCCTGCTGCGGCTCCTGCGGGTGGAGAATGCGGAGCGGCTCGCCGTTCCAGGCGGTCGGGTGGTGGGCCGTATTACCCGGAGCGGTTGGAGCGTGCCCCTGAAGCAGATGCACAACGACGGTGTGCTGCGGGTGGTCGATGTCCTTGTGAAGGACGACATCAGTGCTGTGACGTTCGTGATGGAGACGGAGGCGACGGGACGCACCCGGCTCCACCTCCTCATACCCAGCAGGGCGGTGGAGCTCGGCTTCGGGTTCAATCCGGGGGCGCTCGTTCTGGTCGAGGATGCGCTCCCGGAACCCTGGCGGCGCCTTCCGGAGCCGTCGCCGCGGGCGGTGTCGGCGCCTTCGGCGGACCCGGCGCTGCTCGAACGGACGGTACGCGGGCGTCTGCCCGGCGCTGTCGGCGCCACCGAGGCCGAGATCGCGGCGGCCGAGTCGCGTCTGGGCATCCCTCTGCCTGAGGAGCTGAAGGCGCTCTACCGGGTGACGCGGGCCCAGTGGGCGGACTGGAGCGGCGACTACGAGGCAGCGAGCCGCCACTCCGAGGCGGTCCGCTGCGAACTCTTCAGCCTTGAAGGCCTGTACGTCGCCGAGCCGACGACCCGCGAGTGCCCCTGGAACCACGCGGCGATGGAGGCGGTCGAGACACGGCCCTCCGCCGCCGTGCAGGGGCTCGCCGGCTCGCCAGGCTGGATCGCGTTCGGCGACAACGGAGGCGGCGACCGGCTGGCCGTCGATCTGACCCCGGGCCCCCACGGGCACATCGGGCAGGTCATCCTCATATCGCACGAGGAAGACATCGGCGCCCGCCTCCTCGCCGACTCCCTGACCGACCTGTTGCTGGACCGGCTCGCCACGGAATCCGGCGGAGCAGAGCCCCACCCACCGGCCCCGACGTCGTTCGCCCACAACCAGGAAACCTTGGGGAGCGCCGTGCACCCCGGCCTGGAAGCCCTGACCCTCAACGCACGGGGCGGCCGCCCCGTCAGCCTCACGCCCCTCGTGGGGCTGCCCCGACTGCGATCCCTCGCCGCGCAGCCCGGGACCCTCGCCGACCCCGTTGAGGTCGCGGGGCTTACCGGGCTCGAATACCTGGAGCTGGGATCTCAGGAGTGGGGCGCCCTCCTCGATGCCGACGCCGTCCCGCAGGGCCTGTTGGCGGCCGCCGTCAACGGGCCTTTCGACGAGGATCCCGTGACTGTCGCCGGCCTCGCCAACGAACTCCTCGCCCTGTGGGGCCGACCCCGTATCACCCAGACCGTCGTCGAGGGCGACCTCGGTCCGGCCTAG